The following are encoded in a window of Balaenoptera ricei isolate mBalRic1 chromosome 1, mBalRic1.hap2, whole genome shotgun sequence genomic DNA:
- the CHI3L1 gene encoding chitinase-3-like protein 1 has translation MPPSAAARMGLRVAQTGFVVLVLLHSCAAYKLICYYTSWSQYREGDGSCFPDAIDHFLCTHIIYSFANISNNEIDTWEWNDVTLYDTLNTLKNRNPNLKTLLSVGGWNFGSQRFSKITSNTWSRRTFIKSVPPFLRTHGFDGLDLTWLYPGRRDKQHLTTLVKEMKAEFAREAQAGAEQLLLSAAVSAGKIAIDRGYDIAQISRHLDFISLLTYDFRGAWRQTIAHHSPLFRGQEDTSSDRFSNADYAVSYVLRLGAQANKLVMGIPTFGRSFTLASSKTDVGTPTSGPGIPGRFTKEKGTLAYYEICDFLHGVTVHRLLGQQVPYATKGNQRVGYDDQESVKNKVQYLRNRQLASAMVWALDLDDFQGTFCGQNLHFPLTSTIKDALAEV, from the exons ATGCCCCCCTCTGCTGCAGCCAGGATGGGTCTGAGGGTGGCTCAGACAG GTTTTGTGGTCCTGGTCCTGCTCCACAGCT GTGCTGCATACAAGCTGATCTGCTACTACACCAGCTGGTCCCAGTACCGGGAGGGTGATGGGAGCTGCTTCCCAGATGCCATCGACCACTTCCTCTGTACCCACATCATCTACAGCTTTGCCAACATAAGCAACAATGAGATCGACACCTGGGAATGGAATGATGTGACGCTCTATGACACACTGAACACACTCAAGAACAG GAATCCCAACCTGAAGACCCTTCTATCTGTTGGAGGATGGAACTTTGGTTCTCAAAG ATTTTCCAAAATAACCTCCAACACCTGGAGTCGCAGAACTTTCATCAAGTCGGTGCCACCATTTCTGCGGACCCATGGCTTTGATGGACTGGACCTAACCTGGCTCTACCCTGGGCGGAGAGACAAGCAGCATCTCACCACTCTGGTCAAG GAAATGAAGGCTGAGTTTGCAAGAGAAGCCCAGGCAGGAGCAGAGCAACTCCTGCTAAGTGCAGCAGTGTCTGCTGGGAAGATTGCCATTGACAGAGGCTATGACATCGCCCAGATATCCCG ACACCTGGACTTCATCAGCCTTTTGACCTATGACTTTCGTGGAGCGTGGCGCCAGACCATAGCACATCACAGCCCCCTATTCCGAGGCCAGGAAGATACAAGTTCTGACAGATTCAGCAATGCT GACTACGCTGTGAGCTATGTGTTGAGGCTGGGGGCCCAGGCCAATAAGCTGGTGATGGGTATCCCCACTTTTGGGAGGAGCTTCACCCTGGCTTCTTCCAAGACAGATGTGGGAACCCCGACCTCAGGGCCAGGAATACCAGGCCGGTTCACCAAGGAGAAAGGGACCCTCGCCTACTATGAG ATCTGTGACTTCCTCCATGGAGTCACGGTCCATAGACTCCTTGGTCAGCAGGTCCCCTATGCCACTAAGGGCAACCAGCGGGTGGGGTATGACGATCAGGAGAGCGTCAAAAACAAA GTGCAGTACCTGAGGAACAGGCAACTGGCCAGCGCCATGGTGTGGGCCCTGGACTTGGATGACTTTCAGGGCACCTTCTGCGGACAGAATCTGCACTTCCCTCTCACCAGTACCATCAAGGATGCGCTTGCTGAGGTGTAG
- the MYBPH gene encoding myosin-binding protein H produces the protein MRGKATWEALACGPEETASESANVPTTEPSGEVAAPKSTGEEPAPKPQEPAPQAPAPAASKPAPPTEDVPSAPLLLAVEDVSDSSVTVSWEPPERLGKLGLQGYVLELRREGALEWVPVNSRPMMVTQQTVRNLVLGDKFFVRVAAVSSAGAGPPAVLDQPVHIQEIIEAPKIRVPRHLRQTYVRQVGEMINLQIPFQGNPKPQASWTHNGHALDSQRVSVRTRDQDSILFIRSAQRSDSGCYELTVQLEGLEAKAAIDILVIEKPGSPSSIRLLDVWGCNAALEWTPPQDTGNTELLGYTVQKADKKTGQWFTVLERYHPTTCSISDLIVGNSYSFRVFSENLCGLSASAAVTKELAHIQKTDIVAKPKSFVEQDFSEAPSFTQPLADHTSTPGYSTQLFCSVRASPKPRIIWMKNKMDIQGDPKYRALSEQGVCTLEIRKPSPFDSGVYTCKAINVLGEASVDCRLEVKASATH, from the exons ATGAGAGGAAaagccacctgggaagcccttgcCTGTGGTCCGGAGGAGACTGCCTCTGAGTCTGCAAATGTGCCCACCACAGAGCCCTCTGGAGAAGTGGCAGCACCGAAGTCTACCGGGGAAGAGCCAGCTCCCAAGCCACAGGAGCCTGCCCCTCAGGCACCTGCCCCCGCAGCCTCTAAACCCGCACCTCCAACTGAAG ATGTCCCCAGTGCCCCGCTGCTGCTGGCTGTGGAGGACGTGAGTGACAGCTCGGTGACTGTGAGCTGGGAACCCCCGGAGAGGCTAGGGAAGCTGGGGCTCCAGGGCTATGTTCTGGAACTCCGCCGAGAGGGAG CCTTGGAGTGGGTGCCTGTGAATTCCCGGCCCATGATGGTGACCCAGCAGACCGTGCGGAACCTGGTTCTAGGTGACAAGTTCTTCGTACGTGTGGCTGCAGTGAGCTCTGCAGGGGCTGGCCCACCAGCTGTGCTGGACCAGCCTGTCCACATCCAAGAGATCATTG AGGCCCCCAAGATCCGCGTTCCCCGCCACCTTCGTCAGACCTATGTCCGTCAGGTGGGAGAGATGATTAACCTGCAAATCCCCTTCCAG gggaATCCCAAGCCTCAGGCCTCGTGGACCCACAACGGTCATGCCCTGGACAGCCAGCGGGTGAGTGTGCGCACCAGGGACCAGGACTCCATCCTCTTCATCCGCTCAGCCCAGCGCTCCGACTCAGGCTGCTATGAGCTCACCGTGCAGCTGGAAGGCCTGGAGGCCAAGGCAGCCATCGACATCCTGGTGATCG AGAAACCTGGATCCCCCAGCAGCATCAGGCTACTGGATGTCTGGGGCTGCAACGCTGCCCTCGAGTGGACACCACCCCAGGACACAGGCAACACAGAGCTCCTGGGCTACACAGTGCAGAAGGCAGACAAAAAGACAGGG CAATGGTTCACAGTGCTGGAGCGCTACCACCCGACCACCTGCTCTATCTCCGACCTCATCGTGGGTAACTCTTACTCCTTCCGGGTCTTCTCGGAAAACCTGTGTGGACTCAGTGCCTCGGCGGCCGTCACCAAGGAGCTTGCCCACATCCAGAAGACAG ATATTGTTGCCAAACCTAAAAGCTTTGTTGAGCAAGACTTCTCAGAAGCCCCCTCGTTCACCCAGCCCCTGGCTGACCACACCTCCACCCCTGGCTACAGCACGCAGCTCTTCTGCAGTGTCCGAGCATCACCCAAG CCCAGGATCATCTGGATGAAAAACAAGATGGACATCCAGGGTGACCCCAAATACCGCGCCCTCTCTGAGCAAGGTGTCTGCACCCTGGAGATCCGGAAACCCAGCCCCTTCGATTCTGGGGTCTACACCTGCAAGGCCATCAATGTGCTGGGGGAGGCGTCTGTGGACTGCCGGCTGGAGGTCAAAG CCTCAGCCACACACTGA